The region AATAACGAGTAATGCTCCCGGAAAGGATTTAAACTGACCGATTAAAAAGTTAATTCCCTCTTGATCGAGATGACTAGTTGGTTCGTCGGCAAAAATTCCATGTACATGCTCTGACAAGGCCTGTACAATTTTTAAACGAGTTTCTTCACCGCCGCTCATGGTCTGCATTTCAAGTCTGTCAACATTCAATTTACCCATCAGGAAGTAATCCTTTCCATCTTTCACAATAACATCATCCATCTGTGGTATGAGGGAAAAGGTACCATTTTTTGCAATTTGAATCTTCGGTAGTGCAAGTTCACCAGATAGTATCTTTAAGAGGGTGCTTTTCCCAGACCCATTTTTTCCTACTAATCCGATGCGGTCATAGTCATACAGTTCCAACTCATCAATATCTAATACACTGCGTCCTGCATACTCAACGCGGATGTCTTTTACTTTTAATAATAATTCCATTTCTTCTTCCTCCTGTAAAATCCCAATTTTTTGCTCGCAGGAATAACCCTGCAATTCCGGCAGTGAGGATTATATGAAATAAAACCCAAACATAATTTTTATCTCCTTCTTTTTCATCCTAAAGGGCATTGAAAAGAACTAAAAATAAATTGGAATTTTTTGTAGTAATTGTCATGGTAGTTGATTTTAGACAGGTTGTAGCAGTGGCAGAGATGCAGCAAAAAGCTCCTAAGAAGATACAATCATTTCATTGTTGAATTAGTAGTTTCTGAACAAGATAGATAGGAATGTCTGCTTACATATCCCGACTTTCCTCAATAGTATCCATTTCAACGACATGAACCATAGGGTTTTCTTTCGTCTATTTTTGAAAATACTTGTAAGTGCGGCCAATGCGGAATTCTTTTGCAGCCAGACTGATTCTGGTTTTCTGTGGTTTGTATTTATAGCATATTTTCGTCTTAAATCAATGTTTATGGAAGTGATACTCCCAGTTCGATGTAAAAATAAAGGATTCTGCGGCTACAAGGAATTTCATGTCCATGAAAGCATAAATGTGAGTCCTCGATTCCCCCTGCTTTAATAAAGGTGAAGTGAGTTCATCCAGAGGAGCAATGTCTACTGCTTTTCGATTTATGCCGGATTGACAGGAAACAAGTAATGCCTGAGCTTTATCCATTATGTTTTAATTGTTGGCAAAGGAAGACATTCAATAATGAGTAATGGAATTTACTATAGTATACCATCAAACAAGCCGCAAAAAAGGGGAATTACGGTGCCAACCTTGCGTTACTACGACAGAGATGAGCTTCTTCCCTTTGTAGATAAAAAACTAAGCGGGAGAATTTCTGCTTGTATTAATAGATGCAATGTTTAAGGCAAGTAATCCGAAATAAACACAAAATAAAAATTGGAGGACATTAAAATGAACTTTTCTTTTAAAAACAAAGTAGCTTTAATAACAGGAGCAGGTTCTGGTATGGGCCTAACTACCGCAAGGGAATTTGCTAAGAATGGCGCTTCAGTAGTACTCGCTGATATCATTGAAGAAGCCGTCAATACTGCGGCTGAGCAATTAGTGAAAGACGGACATAAGGCCATAGCAGTCTGCTGCGATGTAAGCAATGAGCAGCAGGTAAAAGAGATGGTTGATAAAACAATCAAAACCTTTGGACACCTTGACGCTGCCTTCAATAACGCAGGCATTCAAGTTCCTATGACGGATACGGCGGATTTAGCGGCTAGTGATTATGACCTTGTTATGGGAGTCAATCTTCGCGGCGTTTGGTTGTGTATGAAATATGAATTGCTGCGTATGAGAGAGCAAGGAAGTGGTACAATCGTTAATTGCTCCTCATTGGGTGGATTGGTCGGAGGTGCTGGACGCGCTGCTTATCATGCGGCAAAGCATGGAGTTTTAGGCTTGACGAAGTGCGCGGCAATCGAATATGCACCGAAGGGGATTCGCATCAACGCTGTATGTCCCGGCACAATCGATACGCCGATGGTTCATTCCATGATTGAATCAGGCGACCTATCAAAAGAAGAGGCGATTAGTTTAATGCCGATAGGCCGCCTGGGGAGGCAGGATGAAATTGCCGATGCAGTATTATGGCTCAGCAGTCAAGCGTCAAGCTTTGTTGTTGGGCAGGCTATATCCGTTGACGGTGGCTATACAATCCAATGACTTGTCGGCAATATCTGGCCTAAGTTTATGAAGTGGAGGCGCTATAATGAGAAACGCAAAAAATACTTGCTTTTGTTTTATTCCTAAGTTGCATAGTTTTTCTTATATCCTGCTTAAATGACAACACCTCTAGTATGTCTATGTCTCCTTTTTGACCGGGATGGAGTAGGAACGGAATCGGAAATCAATACAACGAGTGAAGAAAAAGCCTCCGTTAAAAGCACTCAGACTGAAGAAAGCACTAATCTTTTCGTGTCCGGAACCGATAATGAGAGAATACTTATTCGACTGACATTCACAGAAGCCGAAACCGTTACTATGCTGGAGGATAATCCAACGACACAAAGCCTCCTCGAGCAGCTTCCAATTACCATAATCTTTGAGGATTTCGCCGATGTAAACCATCTACATGTATAAACTGCAACGCTTGTCGGGAACAATGTCCTCAGGACTTTGATATTCCTGTCTATATGAAGAAAATGACTGACCTGATTATGCAACAGAAAAGATAACAGGTGTAAGAAACGTTAAATGAAGAAGTAACTTCTTGATTTGAGAAACCTAGATCAGCAGGAGTCTTCCAAAGTTCTAAAAATTTATGGAATATGTTGCTCAAAAGCATCTGGGACAGCATGAATGAAATGCAGCTATTCAGGCTGTCTCGCACCCCGCTATTGATGTGGTTCATCAGTCTTATAGCCTCCGACCGCGTGTAAATATCTAGGCTTTCTCTTTTGGGTATCGCATAACGGATATATTCATTATTGTCATCAATCATACCTATCTGCCACCTGTATCCATTTCTTCGACAGAAATGCTAGGATGTTGCGAATTTGGGTTGATCAATAAGGCATTCTAGCACACTATCCATGATGTCAAGAATCGGGCACGAGAACAAACTTGTTACTTTCCCCTTTCGTATAATATAAATAAAGAAAAGGGTATATTTAGAATGAAAGTGTATTTTTTGTGCATTTTTTACTGGTCTTATTGCTATACGCAAAAAAAATGTTACTTTATATATAAAAAATATTGCAAAAAATACAATAATTGTGATAAATTGATAGTAAATAAAATATTATAAGTGTACAAGAGGGGGGATAAAATTTGAGATTAACTCTTTCGGTTCTCGCTTATCATTTATCTGAAAAATATGATAATTTTTTTGAGATATATCAAGCAAATGGTAAAAATTCATTGGATAGGATTTGTTACTTTGAGGTAGACTGTTCGGAAAATAAATTTTTATATTTCATACTTTATGAAGATTTGAAAAAATGCAAGGTTTTACCACAGACGATTATATGCATCGGAGATGATGAAGAAGCGCAAAGTTTTATTATTGAAAAAGGAATCGAAGCGCTTATCTTTCCTAATTGTGTTAATCAGAACCTATTATACCAAGCGGTTAGTGATATTTTTTTCGAATACAATACCTATGAACAGGATATTAAAGATGCAATTATCCGGAATGATTCGCTTTCAGCAACGCTCAATATTGTTAGTAGAATATTTGATAATCCGGTTTTTATTTGTGATGCTGCTTTACGTTTGCTAGGGGCCAGTGAGAATAGTGTAAACGTATCTGACAGCTTGTGGTTGGACACACTGAATCAAGGTGTATCAAGTCAGATAGTTATGGATGTAATGCAAAATACAGATCTTATAGATTTGCTTAACACAACAAACCGGGCAATTTATATTGAACAGGAACCAGTTGCTCCATTCTTCAGTGCAAATTTTATTGAAAACAATAAACGGATTGCAACAATTACAATATCAAGTAGTGAAAAAAAATTAAATCCGAAACTGCTTCCAGTTGTTGACAGAATTGTTGAATTGTTAATAATTGAAGTAAAAAAGGCCGGGAATGCTTATTACCTACAAGCAACAAACCTTCAAAAGGTTATTCTGGACATGCTGGATGGCTTCATGCTCGATGAGAGGGTATTACGACGTAATCTTTTAGCAGTACACTGGAATATGAATGATGAATATCAGCTTATTAAGGTTGAGATGAGTGAGGATCATGTTCTTAATGGTACTGCAAAATACGTAGAGCTGACAGCTCATAAACTGTTTCCTGATTCAATTCTTGTTGATTTGCAAGATGCTTTTCTTCTTGTTGTGCATCGTACAGGTAACCGAAATATAGATTATATTATAAGTAATGCATTTTATGAGTTTCTTAAAATGCAAAAAAGCAAGGCTGGGATCAGTATGCGCTATTATAGTTTTCCTCTCTCTGCGGATGCGTATAAATTAGCGAGTATTGCCTTGGAAAAAGGAAAGGCTTTATCACATAAAGAGGCACTATACCATTATGAGGATTATATCGTTACCCATCTGATTGATATGTGTGCTTTATCAATTAATGTGGTATCGCTTTGCAATCCAGAGGCGACAAAGTTATATCAATACGATGTAATTCATAACACTGAATATCTTAAAAGTCTTTATATGTATATTCTTGAAGAAAAGCATATTGCGATAGCTGCAAAAAAACTGAATATCCATCGGAACACTTTAGTTTATAGACTTGGAAAAGTTTCTGAACTCTGCACGATTGATCTTGACGACAGTAAATCCAGACTACATGTGATATGGTCATATCAAGTACTGCAATATCTCAAACCTGAATTTTGAAATACTTTAAGTGGTCAGTTTATTTATAAAATTAAAAACAGCCGAACCAAAAGCCGCCGTGGGATTCCAAGGCGGCTTTCGTTGTGCTGTGCGCACACTTTTGACCTGGTCTGTTTCGTGATACGGATACATTGTTTTAAAGTATGACAGGCAATACAATTGTTATAGAAATATAGTAATAATATACAAAAATAAATTAAATAAGGAGAGAAAATTATGAGTAATGCGAGACCGGATTTCAATCCCTTAAACGAAGGGGCTTCTTTACTGATGGGTAGCGGAGAAATGGGCTATTTTGCTTATACCTACACCGGATGGCGCGATGAAACCGATTCATGGAAAAAAACTGCGTATCTGGGGACGGCCCTGATGAATTCACCCATTTATGACGTAAAGGGATCTGATGTAGCGAAATTTTTCGGCAGGATTTGTGTGAACAACTTTGATAATTTTAGTATTGGGAGAATCAGGCATGCGATTATTTGCAATGAAAAGGGCCAGATTATGACCGATGGAGTTGTGATGAAAATAGCAGAAGATACGTATCGGACATACTGGCTGGCTCCTTGTATTGAATTCTTGGTTCAGAAGTTCAAGAGCGAATATGACATTGAGGGCAACGATCTGACGGGTAAGGAATATTTCTTCCAAATCGCGGGCCGACTGTCACTTGAGGTTATGGAGAAAGCTACCGGTCTGGATTTGAAAGATCTGAAATTTGCACAACACAAAGTGATTCAGATCAATGGCAAAAATGTCCGCATACTGCGTCTTGGTATGACCGGTAATGTTGCATATGAGATTCATGGTGATATTTCCGAAGCTAAGGAAATATACAATATCGTCTGGAACGCCGGGAAAGATTTAGGTATGCGAAAATTGGGCCAGCTCGCCTATTGCATGAATCATACTGAAGGCGGATTCCCTAATATCAACATTCATTATCCGCTTCCCTGGTATGAAAGCGAAGATCTCGGGTTTAAGGGATTCTCTGAATTCCTGGGCACGCGTCCCTGGTGGGCATTCTATAATAATAACCGTCTGCTGGTAGGCAGCGTCGGCGATGACCTTCAGACGCGCTTTGTCACTCCTGTTGATGTTGGTTGGGCTAATCTGGTTAAGTTTGACCATGAATTTACAGGGAAAGAGGCTCTTGTAAAGGCAGTGGCAAATCCTGCCCGCACTGTGGTGACCTTGGAATGGAATGCGGACGACATCATGGAAGTTTACGGCTCACAGTTCCGGGGAACTGATGTAGAACCCTATGACTACATAGAGGATCGTCCGAACGATGTGTTCTATTTTGGAGGCGAACGATTTACCTATTTGGCGGATAAGGTTCTGGCAGACGGCAAGACGGTCGGCATCAGTGTTGGGAGAGGTGTCAGCAACTATTATCGCAGGATGATTTCGATGGCGTTTATCGACCCCAAGTATACCGAGCTCGGAAAAGAGCTCACAGTAGTATGGGGCGATGTCGGACATCCGCAAAAAGAGATTCGTGCCACAGTAGTGCGTTATCCTTATTTTGATGCAGATCGCAACAACGAGGTTGATGTTTCAACGAGACATTAAAACTAATAAATAGAAAGGTCCACAATTCAAAGGGAAAGGGTTGTGGACTTTTCTTCAGTAAGATCCTGTCTCAACTGAAGTATTCTAACTGAAACGTATCCTTTTAATACTATTCTTATAGGAGGATTTTTATGGCAGAGAAAAAAAATGCTTTTTACCCTTGGATAGTTCTCATCATCATTTGTTTGGGTGGTTTTATTCCAAATTATACACAGTATCAGCTCTCACCGCTGGCACCCCAGTTAATTCAGTCATTTAAGCTTTCAACATCAGAATTTGCCAGCATATTTTCTTCTGTGGCGATACCTGCCATTTTCTTTAGCCTTGTTGCCGGTTTGTTGGTAGATAAATTTGGAATAAAACGGATAATCGGGGTCGGTTTCATCATTGCGGCCATCGGAACAGTTTGGCGAATATGGTCTGATAGCTACATAACACTTTTTGCCAGTATGTTGCTTACCGGGTTTGGTATAACGTTCCTCAATGCGAATGCTGCGAAAGTAGTCGGCAGCTGGTTCCCACCTGAAAAAGTAGGAAGCAGGACAGGAATATTTTTATCTGCTTCAACGCTGGGTATGACAGTCGGAACCGGAACCACGGCACTTCTCAGTATTCAGTCTGCATACCGGATTTCAGCTGCTTTGTCGGTAATATTTGTTGTACTCTGGTTTCTTTTTATTAAAAATCCGGAAGATGTAAACCCGGACGATAGACTGGAAGAAAAAAACAAGGTTAATGTTCTTCACAGCCTGAAAGTGGTACTTAAATCCCGAACTGTATGGCTGACGGGTATTTGCCTGATGTTCATTTTAGGGTGTAATGTTGTAATAAGCTCGTTTTTGCCTACTGCTCTTGGTCAGAGAGGTTTGGATTCTGTAACAGCTGGTATGTATGCGGCTTTTGTTACAGGTGGTAGCCTGATTGGGTGCCTGTTTGCCCCTGTACTTTCGGAAAGGGTGGGAAAGAATAGGCCTGTTATGATGTTCTTCGCACTTGTTTCCGCAGCTGGCACCGCATTTAGCTGGCTTGCGCCGGTTGGTGTTCTTTTAGGGCTTTGTCTGTGTATAACCGGGATTGCATTGGGAGGGCTTATGCCATTGCTAATGTCTATTCCTATTCAATTAAAGGAGATAGGCCCGGGTTATGCAGGAACAGCCGGTGGGGTAACTGCTACCTTGCAATTGCTTGGAGCTGTTTTGATTCCGACTTACATTATAGCTCCAATCGCAGGTCAAAATATGAATTTATTTTTCATTCTTGGGGCTGTTTGTATGTTGTGTGTGTTTCTGTTCGTGTTCACTTTACCCGAACTTGGCAAAGGCAAGGGGAAGAGAGAAATGGTCTGATGGGTCATTTGTACTTATCGTTACTTTTTTAAAAATATGAATAAGTGGAAAGGATAGACATGGGAAAGATTATTATTACAGGAGTAGATGGCAATTTCGGTGGATTTACCGGCAGAAGTATTCTCAAGAAAAAAAATAAGGACGAACTTATATTTACTAGTCCTAACAAAAATGTGATCTCAAAGTTTCAGGAGCAAGGGATTGATGCCCGTTACGCCGATTATACAAATCCGGAGCAACTCATTGGTGCTTTTGAGGAAGGAGAGACTCTCCTGCTTATTTCGGTGCCTCAGGTAGGTGAAAAAAGAAGAAAAATGCACAAAAATGCAATTGATGCTGCAGTTAAGGCGGGTGTGAAAAAAATTATATATACTTCTATTGTAGGCGCGGGCGTCCCTGAAAATGATGCTTATGAGATTGCCGATCATAAATTTACCGAGACATATATCCTTGGTACAGGGCTGAAATATGTTTTACTTAGAAACTCCCAATACAGTGAGGCAATGATTGCGGCTTTTGAACAGGCGGCAGAATCCGACGGTATTTTAAAGACCAGTATGGGTGATGGACGGATCGCTCACGTTTCGCGGGACGATTGCGCTGAAGCTGCGGCTTGCGTAGCAGCTGGTGCTGGTAAAGACAACGCAGTTTATTACATCACTGGTCCCACCGCCAATACAGTGGAGGAGTTTGTGGCAATAGGTACTGAGGTTACTGGTAAAAAGGTCATATACCAATATATCACAGACGAAGATATGTGGGCTTTTTTCGATTCAAGGTTTGTGCCCCGGAAGACAGATGGAGACTGGTCGAAAGCTGACCCGGCATTTCCGTTTTGCAGCGATGGTATGGTGACATTCAGCCGGGCAATTCGGCTTGGACAAATGAGTAACTGTACAAATGATTTTGAAACACTTACGGGTAAAAAACCAAAATCGGTACGTGCGCTCTTTGAGAATATAGAGAATCATAGCATCGGAAATAGGACTCCGACGGATTAAACTTTTTAATAATAATGTATAATAAAGTAGTTATGTAATATCATATTATGCTTGGGTCAATGGACTGCATAATGAGGGACGGACTGCTGATGATAAATGGCGATATATTCCCTCTAAGGGGATATATCGCTTAAACTGTAGACAAAATACATTTCTATATTCAGTTATTGTATAAAAATATAGGACACCAAATAATTTATGATATCTGGTGTCCTATTAATTTCTTCTTAAACTGAAACTTTTCTGACACCTCCAGATGACCAGTTCATTTTTTCGTTATGTCCATCAGCGCCAGATACAGCAGCTTCAGAAGACCTTTATCGATAGGAAAGATAGTTCCATAAATTTTTTAATACTTTCTTATTCCTCGTTATATCTGATTATCAAAATTCAATATATCTTCACCTAAAATATAATTTATGGTTCCGAGATAATCTCCGTCTTCGTATCTTGGTATTGTTACGGGTTTTATTTTTATAACCTCTTTATACCATTTCACTGCAATCGGGGAAATAATATATTTTTTGAAATCATTGATGTTTGGTTGATTATTTTCCCATATTTTTTCTTTTCTATAAACCTTCGATTCATTCCATATCTTTACATACTGACCATTATCAGAAAAAAACCTAATTAGAACAGATTCATCAACAATTCTTATACCATCAATTTCTAGCGATGTAAAACTATCAATATTCGTACAGACCAATTGTATTATTCGCTCTTCTGGATAAGGTTCCGGGGGTAAAAATCCCTTTGTTATCTCTCTAATCAGTGTCCAATCGCTTAACAAAACCTGCTTCCTTAGTTCAAGCTGTCTTATGGCTTTTTTTATCTCCTGACGGTCTTCATAGTAACGTTTTGGATCGTACGGTGTCACCAAGTGTTTTATTTCAATTATCACAACATAATCATCAAATAAAGCAATAACATCAAAATCCGTATTTCCAAAAGATGATTTAAATTCTATTTTATCTGTATAGACATTCCACAGGGAAGACTGCGACAACTTTTTTCTTAAATAGGATTCATATTCATCACCAATTGCCGCCCGCTTTATTTTGTAATCCAACATGATTTGCTCAAGCATTCGGGTTATATTAATCTGTTGAATCAAATTAGGGGCAAATATTACTTTTTTACTACTTAATTGAACCAACGGTTTTGAGAATAGATCACCCTCTTTCCCACGCTGCGGATAATAAATAAACCACTCCATTAACCTAGTTGTGGTATTTATGTTCTTGCAATATAATCGTGAAAAGCTTTTTATTAGCAAATCAACATCAATATCTGGACATAGATATTTAAATCTTTCGCTTTCAATCTCTTTCCAATTATAATTTAAGATGTTTAAATAAATTTGGCTCATAGTAAACAAAAACTCATGTACTTCAAGGAAATCATTCAATTCACCATATGATAACGTTTGTCTTAGATAGGGCGGAAAGATATCCGTCTGTTTTATAATTTGAATTGTACATTTAGCGGCTAAATTACAACGCAAGTAGACATCCAATTCCAGTTCAAAAATGCCCCTCCATAATTCTAACTTGATTCGCTTTGCAAGGCGAGTTATAAATTGATTCCCATATATTATATTGTTTTGTTTTCTAATCAATAGAGCACGACTGTTTTGAAATCTTCTAGCCTCTCTACGTATTCCCGCAATAAAATCAATCATATTAGCT is a window of [Clostridium] saccharolyticum WM1 DNA encoding:
- a CDS encoding SDR family NAD(P)-dependent oxidoreductase, translating into MNFSFKNKVALITGAGSGMGLTTAREFAKNGASVVLADIIEEAVNTAAEQLVKDGHKAIAVCCDVSNEQQVKEMVDKTIKTFGHLDAAFNNAGIQVPMTDTADLAASDYDLVMGVNLRGVWLCMKYELLRMREQGSGTIVNCSSLGGLVGGAGRAAYHAAKHGVLGLTKCAAIEYAPKGIRINAVCPGTIDTPMVHSMIESGDLSKEEAISLMPIGRLGRQDEIADAVLWLSSQASSFVVGQAISVDGGYTIQ
- a CDS encoding cyclophilin-like fold protein; the protein is MTTPLVCLCLLFDRDGVGTESEINTTSEEKASVKSTQTEESTNLFVSGTDNERILIRLTFTEAETVTMLEDNPTTQSLLEQLPITIIFEDFADVNHLHV
- a CDS encoding PucR family transcriptional regulator; translated protein: MRLTLSVLAYHLSEKYDNFFEIYQANGKNSLDRICYFEVDCSENKFLYFILYEDLKKCKVLPQTIICIGDDEEAQSFIIEKGIEALIFPNCVNQNLLYQAVSDIFFEYNTYEQDIKDAIIRNDSLSATLNIVSRIFDNPVFICDAALRLLGASENSVNVSDSLWLDTLNQGVSSQIVMDVMQNTDLIDLLNTTNRAIYIEQEPVAPFFSANFIENNKRIATITISSSEKKLNPKLLPVVDRIVELLIIEVKKAGNAYYLQATNLQKVILDMLDGFMLDERVLRRNLLAVHWNMNDEYQLIKVEMSEDHVLNGTAKYVELTAHKLFPDSILVDLQDAFLLVVHRTGNRNIDYIISNAFYEFLKMQKSKAGISMRYYSFPLSADAYKLASIALEKGKALSHKEALYHYEDYIVTHLIDMCALSINVVSLCNPEATKLYQYDVIHNTEYLKSLYMYILEEKHIAIAAKKLNIHRNTLVYRLGKVSELCTIDLDDSKSRLHVIWSYQVLQYLKPEF
- a CDS encoding aminomethyltransferase family protein, with amino-acid sequence MSNARPDFNPLNEGASLLMGSGEMGYFAYTYTGWRDETDSWKKTAYLGTALMNSPIYDVKGSDVAKFFGRICVNNFDNFSIGRIRHAIICNEKGQIMTDGVVMKIAEDTYRTYWLAPCIEFLVQKFKSEYDIEGNDLTGKEYFFQIAGRLSLEVMEKATGLDLKDLKFAQHKVIQINGKNVRILRLGMTGNVAYEIHGDISEAKEIYNIVWNAGKDLGMRKLGQLAYCMNHTEGGFPNINIHYPLPWYESEDLGFKGFSEFLGTRPWWAFYNNNRLLVGSVGDDLQTRFVTPVDVGWANLVKFDHEFTGKEALVKAVANPARTVVTLEWNADDIMEVYGSQFRGTDVEPYDYIEDRPNDVFYFGGERFTYLADKVLADGKTVGISVGRGVSNYYRRMISMAFIDPKYTELGKELTVVWGDVGHPQKEIRATVVRYPYFDADRNNEVDVSTRH
- a CDS encoding MFS transporter, with translation MAEKKNAFYPWIVLIIICLGGFIPNYTQYQLSPLAPQLIQSFKLSTSEFASIFSSVAIPAIFFSLVAGLLVDKFGIKRIIGVGFIIAAIGTVWRIWSDSYITLFASMLLTGFGITFLNANAAKVVGSWFPPEKVGSRTGIFLSASTLGMTVGTGTTALLSIQSAYRISAALSVIFVVLWFLFIKNPEDVNPDDRLEEKNKVNVLHSLKVVLKSRTVWLTGICLMFILGCNVVISSFLPTALGQRGLDSVTAGMYAAFVTGGSLIGCLFAPVLSERVGKNRPVMMFFALVSAAGTAFSWLAPVGVLLGLCLCITGIALGGLMPLLMSIPIQLKEIGPGYAGTAGGVTATLQLLGAVLIPTYIIAPIAGQNMNLFFILGAVCMLCVFLFVFTLPELGKGKGKREMV
- a CDS encoding NAD(P)H-binding protein — translated: MGKIIITGVDGNFGGFTGRSILKKKNKDELIFTSPNKNVISKFQEQGIDARYADYTNPEQLIGAFEEGETLLLISVPQVGEKRRKMHKNAIDAAVKAGVKKIIYTSIVGAGVPENDAYEIADHKFTETYILGTGLKYVLLRNSQYSEAMIAAFEQAAESDGILKTSMGDGRIAHVSRDDCAEAAACVAAGAGKDNAVYYITGPTANTVEEFVAIGTEVTGKKVIYQYITDEDMWAFFDSRFVPRKTDGDWSKADPAFPFCSDGMVTFSRAIRLGQMSNCTNDFETLTGKKPKSVRALFENIENHSIGNRTPTD